DNA from Pomacea canaliculata isolate SZHN2017 linkage group LG9, ASM307304v1, whole genome shotgun sequence:
GCCTGTATGAGAACGTGATGTCACAAATCATGTGACTTGTGGCATCTTGATATTCCTTTTAAGTAGTTtcaaaaactgcagaaaaacaCGAAATTCATTTTGGAATAAGCCTAATCATTATCGCCGAAGAACATTAATTACAACCATCCAAACACGTCctccaaacaaataaaaaaaaaacccaaaccattGATACCGTGTACCTGAATCCCATAATAGCCTATGTTCCTACCACTGTCATGTGTGTTCTACGTCACCTGTGTCTGCCCCATTGATCTGAAACTGTAATGAGTAAACCTTAACTGATTCTGCTTGAAGTAAACTAGCCGCCATATTGGAACCAGCAGGGGCCTATTAAGGCGATACTGTTTCAGTTTTGGAGATAATCTGACACTGCATTTTCgcatattttataaacagtcagagctgcattttttctttaatttcaaaactGCGGAGATAGCTGTCAATCTGTTCATGTCCCATCTGGCTTATATAATTTTACGAGTGGTAAGATCACGAATATCCCTTGGTAAGATGGCTTCATCATCACTTCAGCAAGTTCCATTACAGGATTCGAGCATGGTCTACCCCAAAAGTGTTAGATTAAttgtctctccctcccccagCTCCTCCTCCACCTGATGTCATTGGCCTCTGTCAACATCTCTTGTAGATGAGAATCAGAATACTGCTTTAGCGTCTGGTGAATTCTCTCCCTTAGTCGAGCCTCTTCAGACGCGGAGGCGTGATCCAGTCGGTCCGTCTTCGTGCCCGCAATCACCACCGGCGTGCTGACACCCTGaagacaaacacatacactgCTGTTCACAAACAACCACTGCTGCTGCAAAACCTGATTAACCAGTTTAAAATCGCCTGTTGAGTAGGCCCGTTAGGCTTTTCTTGTGCTGGGACAGGTGAAGGTAAAAGTATTGCATGCAGGCTTAACATTAACGTCAGGTGTGTTCGCAGCATGGAAAAGCCATCGCACTACAGAGGAATTTGAAAAGCTAGATCTCATTTCTCAATTCCAAGAGAAATAAGTGCATGGTTTGTGACTACAGAATCGATAATACACATTCATCGACCGATTTTGGAACAATGATTCAAGGCGgacaacagtaataaataagCGGCGTGAATTCGATCGAGCTTTTGTATAGCAATttgtaaacttgtttttgtgttctttattttttatattttattgttaacgaTTTTTTCCCCTGGCTTTCCCCTCGACAAAATTTGCGCAAACTGTGATTTGAATTAGATTTGAAGACTTTCCAGCGAAAGCGCTGCCTTTGCTCCCCCTTCCCTTTTCTGTTAAACGGTTCTCTTGTCCTAATTCTAAGTGAAGAAACTACCTGTCAAGTTTTCACTACGAAAATTGAATAAAGCTTGGTGTTCACCTTTTGCTGCAGAATGCTATATAACGCAAGCACCCTGTCCACACACCCAGAGTCGGTGACATCGTACACAATGACACAGACAGTTCTGGTGGACAAGAACAGGGCGTGCACGGCCTGGCAAACCTGCAGAGTATAATGAACACAGGTAGCGTATAATGAACATTCGCTATGGGATAAGTATAATGAACACATCATAGGCAAGATATATTTAAAGTCCCATGAAAAGTATCATGAACCATTGCCATATGTAAGTACTAATGTTAGTGAACACATAGGGAATAATAAACGCACAGCACGTATAACGAACACAAGCCAATAGAAGAAAACACGTCACAGGCAGTCAGGCAGACTATAATGAACACCTGTCATAGAATATGGTGAGTACATGTCAAAGGCGGAATCTGTGGTAGAGTACTTATGTTGGTTGGCAAGAGTGAGTAGTGTTCTGTGAGATGCATGTGAGCTCACCTGTCGCCCAGTAGTG
Protein-coding regions in this window:
- the LOC112571606 gene encoding ras-related protein Rab-6.2-like, whose amino-acid sequence is MEECSPAGEDITSDHGPLYRARLVVLGLGRCGKTSLVQSLLHVAPHTQDAPTEGVNMHIWHPFREDGLQRQLSRKLTGEEDHLVVEVWDTTGRQVCQAVHALFLSTRTVCVIVYDVTDSGCVDRVLALYSILQQKGVSTPVVIAGTKTDRLDHASASEEARLRERIHQTLKQYSDSHLQEMLTEANDIRWRRSWGRERQLI